ATACATATTTAAAGTTTGCAAGTTTGTTACGTTGAATGTAATCGTCATTTGCTTCCAGAGAAGTGACGTAAATGCTGTTGTTAAGCAGGTTTGTGTATTTGGTGCCCATACGCTCGTCACGTACGCTTTCCAGTAACATTTCCCATTGTTGCTGCATTTCAGGGGTGCCTTCACTTTTCAATCTGCTCAGGAACATATTCAGTTGTGCTTTGTCAAACTGACCCGTCTGAGGGTTTGTGAAAGCCTGAACGACCTGATAAGATGGGTTTGGACCATTTACCAATGCATTCAATTCGTCTTTACCTACTGACAAACCGATTTTCTCAACTTCCTGTTTTAGAATTTCTTTGGTTACAAATTGATTCCATACTTGCTGAACGGCATAATTTTTCATTTGCGGGGTGAGGCTTCCTCCACCCATTTGTTGTTGGAACATTGCTGATGCTTGTTCAACCTGAACATTGAAATCAGGGTAGCTGATTGATTCTCCATTGACGCTTCCTACCTGATTCTTTGAGTCGGCCAAAAAAGGCGCTCCAGTACGTACAACGTCTCCTAACAAAAATGCAACAATTGCAATACCGATAACGGTTACGATCAAACCCGCACGGTTTCGCAAAAAGGTCATTAATCCCATAGTTTATAAACTGTATTTTATTGTTTAAATGCTGATTTTTAGTTTAATAATTCACCTACACTAAAAACGAGGTGCAAGATACAACTTTTATAAAAAAAAGCGTAATATTTTATTGTTGTTGAAAACTATTCTCCTACTTTTTTTGTTTTACACGGTCTAATTGCCAAAAGAAGGGAATGCTGAGTTGTCCTGAATGTAGTATAAACCTGTTGCATTCTGAATCCGGACATCTTTAAAGTCAGCATCTGATGTAAAAGATGATCCCTGTAGATTACCTCTGCCATCTTTAAAGAAACCTGTGATCATCACGTGGTTATAAAACGAATCGGAGTTTTCATCATAAATAAGTTCTTCTGTTTTTATGATGGAACCATCAATCCGGGTGATGACTACATTCTTTTTGAAGGTAGTTGTTTTCTGCTTTTCCCGCTGGATCGCATAATCCGATACAATCTGTTGACTTTCTTTACCAAGAGCATCATAAAATACAATTTTTACGCCTTTTGGAAATTCGTAATTACTTGTTGTGTCATGATGAACGCGCATTTCCGGACTGGTCAGTACCGCTTTTACCAGTGCAGAATCACTATATGTAATCGTGACGCCGTAAGAGATGTCTACAGCCTCTCCTTTTTTCATATTGGCGATACGGTCTACTTCTTTAAGATCGGGCTCGCAGGAGTGTAATAAGATTGCCCCTAACCATAATATTATCGATAGGGGCAGTGTATGTTTTAATATAGAAATGAATGCTGTCATTAGCAATCGCTACTAATCATAATTTCTTCGTGAAAACCACTTGTCATTGAGTGTAAATCCAATATTGAAATTGATATACCGCTCGCGGACAAGATTGTTTGACAAGGTGCCCATCTGTCCAAGTTCTGCTGAGACATTGATCTTAGAGAATGCACGGGAATAAGGTGTAGACGGTAAAGGAAGACCCATACCTAAAGTGATGGCCATATCTTTGATATCGGTGCCATTGATATTCATTTGTGTCTTGTCGTATCTGAATCCGATTCGGTAATCTACCAGGTTCAGGTAGCGGATCGATGAAGGATCAGGTGTGAATTGCCCACCTATTGCTACGCCATAGCTTTTCCCCAGTTGTTGTTCGCCTTGTCTTACCTGGAAATCTGACCAGTCAGCATATTTGAAATCTGCACCTACCAGCCATTTGTTTGATTTCGCAAGTGTAAATCCAACATTATGCTTCAAAGGAAGATTAATGTTTCTGGATCCTTTTTCATTGATGTATGACGTATCCGTAGCAATATTTTCTACATCTGAAAGACTTGGTTGCGTACGGGTAATGAGTATGGTAGATTTATCTTTGATCGTATTATTCAGGGAACCTGAGTATCCGACTGTCAGGTTGAGTTTGTTGCCCAAAGATTTAAAATATTGTACCCCATAGTCCAGTGATGCTCCGGAAAATGAACGAATATTATTTTGTGTCGTATTGTAAGCTCCTAAGCTGTACGGGAATTCAATTTTGGAGATATCGGTGAGATTACCAAATATATAACTTACGTTCGCTCCTATGCTGAAACCTTTGAAAGGACTTATTCCGTATCCGATGAATGCTTTATTCAATCCTCCTTCACCTGAAAGTGTACTTCTGTAAGACAAGGTGTCCAGCGTCTTGATATTATTGTAAGAATAACCTACATCTGAAAAAGGCAAAAGACCGAAAGCAACACCACCCGCTTTACCCAAAGGAATTCCCATGGTGATATGGCTGAAAGCAAAATCTGCGGTATTATCTGCAGCACTTCCTTTTTCCAGCTGTGTTACATTTCCGTAAAGTCCGGCATCAAATATGGTATGGTGAAAACCGCTGTAGGAAGCCGGATTGGCTATGTTCATAGTATTTGTTCCGCCAAG
The Sphingobacterium spiritivorum genome window above contains:
- the lptC gene encoding LPS export ABC transporter periplasmic protein LptC, with the translated sequence MTAFISILKHTLPLSIILWLGAILLHSCEPDLKEVDRIANMKKGEAVDISYGVTITYSDSALVKAVLTSPEMRVHHDTTSNYEFPKGVKIVFYDALGKESQQIVSDYAIQREKQKTTTFKKNVVITRIDGSIIKTEELIYDENSDSFYNHVMITGFFKDGRGNLQGSSFTSDADFKDVRIQNATGLYYIQDNSAFPSFGN